AGATACTGTTAAGGAGCCGGACAGTTTATCCTATTATAAAGGTGAAGAATCGATTGGGATTAATATTGTCAAACAATCCGGAGAAAATACCACCCAAGTTGCAGATGATCTTAAAGTGAAACTTGCAGAGATTCAAGCGTCACTGCCTAAAGATGTAAAAATTGATATTGTCGATGACAATTCGCTGGTCATACGAGCGTCCGTGAGTGAAGTTCAGAAAACGTTGCTGGAAGGCTGTATTCTGGCGGTTCTCGTGGTTTTCGTCTTCCTGCGGAATGGGGCAAGCACAGCTATCAGTGCAATCTCACTGCCCACCTCGATTATCACGACCTTTGCCGCTATGAAACTGATGAACTTTTCACTCAACAGCGTGTCATTAATGGGACTTTCCTTAGCGGTTGGATTGCTCATTGATGATGCAATAGTTGTCGTTGAGAACATTGTACGTCACATAAATATGGGGAAATCTCCAATGCAAGCAGCGAAAGACGGTGCGAGCGAGATTGGACTGGCGGTGACGGCTACAACCTTTACCATAGTTGCTGTCTTTCTCCCCATTACCATGGTTGAGGGATCGATCGGGGTCTACTTCGCGGAATTTGGTCTGACGGTTGCTGTCAGTGTCTTGATTTCGTTATTTGTATCCTTTACCTTAGTGCCGTTGATGGCGTCTAAATATTTAAAAAGTGAGAACGATGAATTAGATAAAAAATACAGTCCCCTTGGTAAATTTTTAATATGGTTCAATCACTTGTTTGTTAAACTTGCCGGAGTCTATACAACCCTTCTCAGTGCAGCACTGAAGCATAGGATTAAAACCATAGCTATTGCAACGGCAATGTTCTTCGGCAGTTTGCTCCTTCTTAACTTCATTAATCCTAGTTTTCTAGAATCCTCAGACAACGGAAAGATCACAATAACAGCGGCAACAGATGGAGGGACAACACTGACGAGCGCTGCAGAAACAACTAAACAAATGGAAAGTATTCTTAATAAGTATCCTGAAGTAGTGCACCTGTACTCGACGGTTACACTCAGCAACATCAACATTAGCGTACAGCTTATCGATAAGAATGCCAGAAAAGAGACCTTAAGTGAAACTGCCCATAAAATGCGGGAGAGTTTAAAGCAGATTCCGGGGATTACCCTTTCTATAGAGACTGGTTCAACTCTGGGTGGAGGAGCGAAGGACGCTGATTACCATTTTACCGGCGATGACTTTGAGCAACTTTTAAACTACTCGCAACAAGCGGAGAGCGCCATCAAGAGAATTCCTGGGGCAGTTGATGTAAGCATGAGCTATAAGAGTGGCAAAGCAGAAGCAACCCTTGAAGTGGATCGTGATCGGGCGGCTGATCTCGGTGTGAGTCCACTGGTCGTAGCCAATACGTTGGGAACACTCTTTAATGGTTCTCTTGTAACCCAATATGAAACAGAAAAAGATCGTTATGACGTTAAACTATTGCTCCAAGATGATCAAAAAAAGGACTTTGACAGCTTAAAAGGGATTTATGTGCCTGGTTCAAATAACAGTATGGTTCCTCTTGATCAGGTCACAAAGCAAGTTTTTGCCACGGGCTCTACGACCATTAATAGGTATGATAAGGCCAGAGAAATTCAAGTGACGGCCAATGTCTTTGGTGTTGCAACGGGTGACTTTAACACTCAAATTAAAGCAGCGTTAGAAAATGAAACAAAAATGCCTGCTGGAGTCAGCCAAGTTAGCGGAGGAGATCAGGAAGAGGTGGAGGCAGCTATCCCTGGCTTAATGAAAGCACTATTTTTAGGAATTCTGTTCATCTACTTGATCCTTGCCGCCCTGTTTGAAAGTTTTATTGATCCCTTGGCGATTGTCTTCGCTTTGCCCTTCGGTATTATTGGAGCTCTGTTAGCCCTGTTTCTTAGCGGCAGCAGTTTAAGTATGATGACATTTATCGGCATTATCATGTTGATGGGACTGGTCACTAAAAATGCGATTTTGCTGGTTGACTATGCTAAGCAAAAGCTGGGCGAGGGAGAAGAACTAAGCGCCGCGTTACTTCTGGCGGCATCTACACGACTTAGGCCTATTATTATGACGACTTTAGCGATGATCTTCGGTATGCTTCCTACAGCACTCTCCACAGGATTAGGATCTGAAGGACGCTCACCCATGGCTTATGCCATTATTGGTGGGTTAATCACATCAACTTTTTTAACACTCATAGTTGTACCTGTAATTTATACGTTGTTGGATGATGCTAAAGCTTTTTTCGCAAGAAACAGTTTACGGTTGTAGGGCGAAAATCGGTAAAAAGCTAAACTACTATATTCTTTCATGGCTGAAAACGCCGTTGAGGATTTGGATGAAATTACGCAAATGGATTAGCCTCATTTGATGATTCTAATGTAAAACATGTTTGAAACAGTGATTAAAACGGGGATGTCGTTATGAAAGCTACAGCTGCGGAGATTGGCTATGCTTATCAGCAGGATTTCTATACGAACCAGATTTTAATGGATAAGAATGGTATTAGGTCAGCGTAACTATCTTCCCGGGTTGAAGATAGATCTTAAGTCCGTTTTTGGATCATGCAGGAGAATACCCGGCTGCCGCCGCCAGGTGGGCGGCCCCCAGCAGAGCGGTCCTTTCATTAAGGATCACATAGATAGGGATCTGGGCCAAAAGGTCCCTCAGACGGCCTTTCGCAAGAAAGGCCTCCCGGAAACCATCCTCCTGAAGCTTGGGGAGAATTTTAGGGGGGATGCCTCCGCCCAGATAGATTCCTCCATAAGCCAAGGTCCTTAAAGCGAGATTGCCTGCTTCCGCTCCCAGGATTTTCACAAAGAGCTCCAGGGCTTCTGTACAGAGTGGACAGATTCCGGCGAGGGCTCTTTTTGCGATCTCGGCAGGAGTAGGGATAGGGGCGGGAGCAGGGATAGAGTCAGAGACCGGGTCATGGGTAGGAGCATAGGCAGAGGAGGAATGGGTTTCCCAGTGCAGAAACTGATAGAGATCTGCCAGCCCGGGACCAGAGAGGACTCTCTCATAGCTGACATGACCGTATCGTTGGGCCAGAAAGCGCCATAACCGTACTTCCTGCTCGGTGCAGGGGGCATAGTCCCCATGGGCGCCTTCCGTGGCGCAAACCCGCCCGTCAGCCAGGATCATGGCCTGACCCAAGCCTGTACCGGGGGCGATCAGTGCCCGGTTAAGTGAGGGCCTGGCGAGGGAAAGGGCAGGAGACGAGGCAAGGGAAGAGGAAGGGCTCTCTGCGGAAGGGTTAAGGCAGAGCAAATCTTCCGCTCTTAAATCCATGAGGCCCCGCCCCATAGCCTCGAGGTCGTTGACCAAAATCAGGGGCTTTCGTAATGGTAGGGAAGACCGCAAGGCAGGACAATCAATCACCCGATTCAAATTGGTGAGGAAACACTTATTTCGAGTGATGGGCCCGGCCAGGCTGAGGCAGCCTCCGGTTATGTCTTCAGGAGTTAGGGCTATTTCACCTAAAAATCCTTGTATAAGCGCTGTTAAGTCTTGCCAGTCTTTACTGGGGAAATTCCTTTCCCTGACTAAGACAAGCTCGGTGCCTTCCAGGGAATAAAGCCCTAAGAGAGTTTTGGTTCCGCCGATGTCTCCCGCCAAGTATAGTTGGCCTTTTTCAATGCCTGCATAAGGCAAATCCATCACCTCATCTTTTTTGTATCATGTATTCTTATTCTTGTGAATTTAAAATCCTTGGCAGCAGCTTTTTCCATAGCGTATAGTAGACTTAAAATTCCGAATTTAGCGTAGTGGGGGGTGAACCCTGTGAAAGAAAAATTCCATCTTCTCTCTGAGGTGCCTTTTCTTGCGGATTTGTCACAACAGGATCGAATTGAGTGTGCTCGCGAATTTCACTGGGAGATCTACCCTAAAGGGGCCGTTCTCATTGAAGCAGGAAAAATGCCCGTTGCAGTCTATATACTCGAAGAAGGAAAGCTGGACAGTGAAGATAAGGTATTGGGCATGGTTTCTTTGGTCACGGGTAAAGCGGCCACGGAAACGATTCGTTCTCTGGAGCCGGTTCGCCTCCTGACCATTAAGGCTGAAGATTTCGCCCGAATCTTGTTGCGCTGGCCCCAGATCTACAGCACTATCATCGGCAATTTAACGGATAATCTTGCTGAAACCCATCAAATGCTCTCGGCAAGCCGTTACAAGGAAGTCTTACGATCGGCCATTCAACTTACCCGGTATAAAGATAAATTTTACGGGATCTGGGGCAGTGTGAAAACCACCCATGAGGTAGAACGCTTGTTTAAGAAGCTCCAGCAGACTGAGGGGCATTTGCTGATCAGGGGAGAGAGAGGCACGGGCCGGCAAATGGTGGCCTGGTATGCTCATCAGCAGCTTTTTGGGGAGACGGCTCCCTTTGTTGTCCTGAATGGTCAGCGTTTTGAACAGCAATGGGGTTATCTGCTCAAAGAGGAAAAGAAAGCTGCAGAAAGCTCTTACGCTGCTTTTACGTTTGAGGATATTGCCGCAGGGGGGACCCTTTTCATTCAGGAAATAGATCAAATTACCCCTGAGCTTCAAATAAGGCTGGCTCAGGTGCTTGGCACTGCTCATCATTCCTGTCTGGTCATCGGCAGTATTCAGGAAGATACCAAGCATAAGGATCCCCAGCTTATGCCTGAATTGGCTGCTTGTTTTGAGCATAGTTACTCCATAGCGCCCTTACGGGAGCGTAAAAGAGATATCCCGATCATCGCTCAAGGCATTGTGGAGAGTTTAGCTCAGAAGCATCAGCGCAATGTACCTGTATTAACCTCTGAAGCGACACAACTTCTCCTGTCTCATAATTATCGCCAAGGCAATGTAACAGAGCTTATTCAGGTCATGGAGCGGGCCTTCTTTCTCGCCGATCAGGATGTCATCGGGTTAGAGCAAATCTTTTTTGGTCCCACTGCGGAAAAGATCGGGAGTAAAATCAATCTTTTACAATGGGGATTCTTTAAAAGTTTATTCAAAAGTAGGAAGCTTCTCCACAGTCTGCAATGGATTTCGGCAGTTTTGTTCCTTCTCCTGATTGTCGGACTGGTTTTCCTTCCTCAATTGCCTCTTACTATGAAAGTTTTTGTCTTAGTTTGGGGCCTTTGGTGGCCTTCTCTGGCTATTCTATCCCCTTTATTGGGGAGACTATGGTGCACTTTTTGCCCTTTTTCCAAAATTATGGAGTTTGTACAAGATCGCTATCACCCGAAACGGCCGCTGCCCGCCCTCTTTGTCAAATATGATTATCTGATGGTGAGTGTTTTATTTGCTCTGATCTTTTGGGCGGAAATCTTTACGGGCATGCGTTCCCATATGCTTTTTACCGCTTTGCTGCTCCTGGTCATTCAAGGTCTGGCCATCATCGTCAGCGTTCTTTATCCCCGCCATGCCTGGTGCCGGCATTTTTGCCCGTTGGGAGGCTTTATCGGGACGGCCTCCATCGGTTCTCTTTTAGAAGTAAGAGCAGATGC
This genomic window from Desulfitobacterium chlororespirans DSM 11544 contains:
- a CDS encoding efflux RND transporter permease subunit, translated to MFLTDISLKRPVFATVIVIALLALGALSYIGLPINENPEVDVPMITVTISLPGTAAEQLESQVTKKVEEAVGQISGVKHISSTITESFSQTMIQFSSGTPVNVAAQEIKDKISSIRGTLPQDINEPIVQKFDLDAVPIISFVVTSPLSNKDLSQVVEDEITKKLNTVKGVGSVTTYGAQVREIHIKLDKEKMAALNVTTAEITQSLQSDNIDISSGKVSNGDKEVSLRTNGTVKEVNDFLNILVTNRQGTELRIKDIAQVEDTVKEPDSLSYYKGEESIGINIVKQSGENTTQVADDLKVKLAEIQASLPKDVKIDIVDDNSLVIRASVSEVQKTLLEGCILAVLVVFVFLRNGASTAISAISLPTSIITTFAAMKLMNFSLNSVSLMGLSLAVGLLIDDAIVVVENIVRHINMGKSPMQAAKDGASEIGLAVTATTFTIVAVFLPITMVEGSIGVYFAEFGLTVAVSVLISLFVSFTLVPLMASKYLKSENDELDKKYSPLGKFLIWFNHLFVKLAGVYTTLLSAALKHRIKTIAIATAMFFGSLLLLNFINPSFLESSDNGKITITAATDGGTTLTSAAETTKQMESILNKYPEVVHLYSTVTLSNINISVQLIDKNARKETLSETAHKMRESLKQIPGITLSIETGSTLGGGAKDADYHFTGDDFEQLLNYSQQAESAIKRIPGAVDVSMSYKSGKAEATLEVDRDRAADLGVSPLVVANTLGTLFNGSLVTQYETEKDRYDVKLLLQDDQKKDFDSLKGIYVPGSNNSMVPLDQVTKQVFATGSTTINRYDKAREIQVTANVFGVATGDFNTQIKAALENETKMPAGVSQVSGGDQEEVEAAIPGLMKALFLGILFIYLILAALFESFIDPLAIVFALPFGIIGALLALFLSGSSLSMMTFIGIIMLMGLVTKNAILLVDYAKQKLGEGEELSAALLLAASTRLRPIIMTTLAMIFGMLPTALSTGLGSEGRSPMAYAIIGGLITSTFLTLIVVPVIYTLLDDAKAFFARNSLRL
- the glk gene encoding glucokinase — protein: MDLPYAGIEKGQLYLAGDIGGTKTLLGLYSLEGTELVLVRERNFPSKDWQDLTALIQGFLGEIALTPEDITGGCLSLAGPITRNKCFLTNLNRVIDCPALRSSLPLRKPLILVNDLEAMGRGLMDLRAEDLLCLNPSAESPSSSLASSPALSLARPSLNRALIAPGTGLGQAMILADGRVCATEGAHGDYAPCTEQEVRLWRFLAQRYGHVSYERVLSGPGLADLYQFLHWETHSSSAYAPTHDPVSDSIPAPAPIPTPAEIAKRALAGICPLCTEALELFVKILGAEAGNLALRTLAYGGIYLGGGIPPKILPKLQEDGFREAFLAKGRLRDLLAQIPIYVILNERTALLGAAHLAAAAGYSPA
- a CDS encoding sigma 54-interacting transcriptional regulator → MKEKFHLLSEVPFLADLSQQDRIECAREFHWEIYPKGAVLIEAGKMPVAVYILEEGKLDSEDKVLGMVSLVTGKAATETIRSLEPVRLLTIKAEDFARILLRWPQIYSTIIGNLTDNLAETHQMLSASRYKEVLRSAIQLTRYKDKFYGIWGSVKTTHEVERLFKKLQQTEGHLLIRGERGTGRQMVAWYAHQQLFGETAPFVVLNGQRFEQQWGYLLKEEKKAAESSYAAFTFEDIAAGGTLFIQEIDQITPELQIRLAQVLGTAHHSCLVIGSIQEDTKHKDPQLMPELAACFEHSYSIAPLRERKRDIPIIAQGIVESLAQKHQRNVPVLTSEATQLLLSHNYRQGNVTELIQVMERAFFLADQDVIGLEQIFFGPTAEKIGSKINLLQWGFFKSLFKSRKLLHSLQWISAVLFLLLIVGLVFLPQLPLTMKVFVLVWGLWWPSLAILSPLLGRLWCTFCPFSKIMEFVQDRYHPKRPLPALFVKYDYLMVSVLFALIFWAEIFTGMRSHMLFTALLLLVIQGLAIIVSVLYPRHAWCRHFCPLGGFIGTASIGSLLEVRADAAVCLNKCTTFDCYVGRDGVKGCPMSQHLPYLDNNLDCKLCFKCVSNCQHENVQVNLRVPAREVWHLTRVNQGYAVFIGMLMGILFPIMVFEPLHGSMPPNQWQLWFTLTYLLAALLGGALGWWLGKPFKTKAASKRIKLVFAFIPLIIGGHIVYQIGYIPGINDLFLGMGYYEETGMQTLFITAKSLGYGLAVFTGILLTAITVGLTLHQYSKAKNINH